Proteins encoded together in one Microbacterium sp. zg-Y625 window:
- a CDS encoding 1-phosphofructokinase family hexose kinase, which translates to MSDVTIFAPSPILTVTVEDHPSGDEIHVHAGGQGVWQARMLLRLGRTVSMCCTLTGETGRVLRRLLEDEGIVVVPVRRDGRGSAYVHDRRGGQRVVIADEGGDPLGRHELDELYGATLAEGLESRLVILSGPGRDDILPADTYRRLAADLREGGAAVVVDLAGSRLAAALAGGVDVLKVSDEELLADRLISDRSVGAVRRAMRALRERGARTVVVSRAEEPLLLLDARGFLEVSTPQLQVADDHGAGDSLTAGLAAGMAAGDTPRDAVRLGAAAGALNVTRHGLGTGDPAAIAALLETVVVRDANGSEEALPEQPVMGRVSPHGLAALAEPEEER; encoded by the coding sequence ATGAGCGACGTCACGATCTTCGCCCCCTCCCCCATCCTCACCGTCACGGTCGAGGACCACCCGTCGGGGGACGAGATCCACGTCCACGCCGGCGGCCAGGGCGTCTGGCAGGCGCGCATGCTGCTGCGGCTCGGCCGCACCGTCTCCATGTGCTGCACCCTCACGGGTGAGACCGGCCGCGTACTGCGGCGGCTGCTCGAGGACGAGGGAATCGTCGTCGTCCCGGTGCGCCGCGACGGGCGCGGTTCGGCCTATGTGCACGACCGCCGCGGCGGACAGCGCGTCGTGATCGCCGACGAAGGCGGCGACCCCCTCGGCCGCCACGAGCTCGACGAGCTGTACGGCGCCACGCTGGCGGAGGGTCTCGAGTCGCGCCTGGTGATCCTCAGCGGACCGGGTCGCGACGACATCCTCCCCGCCGACACCTACCGCCGGCTCGCTGCGGACCTGCGCGAAGGCGGGGCCGCGGTCGTGGTCGACCTGGCCGGGTCACGCCTCGCGGCCGCCCTCGCCGGCGGAGTCGACGTGCTGAAGGTGAGCGACGAGGAGCTGCTGGCCGACCGGTTGATCTCGGACAGGTCGGTGGGCGCGGTCAGAAGGGCCATGCGCGCCCTGCGCGAGCGCGGAGCGCGGACCGTCGTCGTCTCCCGCGCCGAAGAGCCGCTGCTGCTGCTGGACGCACGGGGCTTTCTCGAAGTGAGCACGCCGCAGCTGCAGGTGGCCGATGACCACGGCGCCGGCGACTCGCTGACGGCAGGGCTGGCGGCGGGGATGGCTGCCGGCGACACCCCGCGCGACGCGGTGCGACTGGGCGCGGCGGCCGGAGCCCTCAACGTGACGCGCCACGGGCTCGGCACCGGCGACCCGGCCGCGATCGCGGCTCTGCTCGAGACGGTGGTCGTGCGCGATGCCAACGGGAGCGAAGAAGCGCTCCCCGAGCAGCCCGTCATGGGCCGGGTGAGCCCGCACGGCCTCGCGGCCCTGGCGGAGCCGGAGGAGGAGAGGTGA